A region from the Myripristis murdjan chromosome 23, fMyrMur1.1, whole genome shotgun sequence genome encodes:
- the LOC115355594 gene encoding E3 ubiquitin-protein ligase TRIM21-like: MSAASCLLSEEQFLCSICLDVFTDPVSTPCGHNFCKTCITQHWDVNTQCQCPMCKEFFKQRPELRVNTFISEMAAQFRKSSQKKASSRSDQRCAKPGEVPCDVCTGTKLKALKSCLVCLASYCETHLEPHQRITGLKTHQLIDPVDNLEGRMCKKHDAPLQLFCKTDQMCVCLLCTSDHKSHDIVPLKEEYEGKKAELGKTDAEIQQMIQKRRVKIQEIKLSVGFSREDAEREIADSVRVFTALMQSVERGQAELIDMIEEKQKTTEKQADGFIKELQQEISELMRRSSEVEQLSHTEDHLHLLQTFPSLSVPPHTKNWTEVRVHRSSYVGSVRRAVAQLEETLSKEMKKLLEAELKTVQQFEMNVTLDPDTAHSKLILSDDGKQVKHGDVKKNLPDNPERFSTCVSVLGKQSFSSGRFYYEVRVKGKTDWDLGVGRETIDRKGRVTASPKNGYWTIWLRNKNCYEANASPPVRLSLKSQPQKVGVFVDYEEGLVSFYDVDAAALIYSYSGCSFTEKLYPYFGPCVNNGGKNSTPLIISPVNHTYKGSQIF; the protein is encoded by the coding sequence ATGTCTGCTGCCAGCTGTCTGCTATCTGAAGAGCAGTTCCTgtgctccatctgtctggatgtgtTCACTGATCCAGTCAGCACACCATGTGGACACAACTTCTGCAAAACCTGCATCACACAGCACTGGGATGTTAACACCCAGTGCCAGTGTCCCATGTGTAAAGAGTTTTTTAAACAAAGACCTGAGCTGCGGGTCAACACTTTCATATCTGAGATGGCTGCTCAGTTCAGGAAGTCGTCTCAAAAGAAAGCCAGCAGCCGCTCAGACCAACGATGTGCCAAACCAGGAGAAGTTCCCTGTGACGTCTGCACCGGAACCAAACTGAAGGCCCTGAAGTCCTGcctggtgtgtctggcctcctactgtgagactcacctggagcctcatcAGAGAATCACAggcctgaaaacacatcagctgattgATCCTGTGGACAACCTGGAAGGCAGAATGTGTAAGAAGCATGATGCACCGCTGCAGCTATTCTGCAAGACTGAccagatgtgtgtatgtctgctttGCACTTCAGACCACAAGTCACATGACATTGTTCCTCTGAAAGAAGAATATGAAGGAAAGAAGGCTGAGCTGGGGAAGACAGATGCTGAAATTCAGCAGATGATCCAGAAGAGACGAGTGAAGATTCAGGAGATCAAACTATCAGTGGGGTTCAGCAGggaagatgcagagagagagatagcagacAGTGTGCGGGTCTTCACTGCTCTGATGCAGTCTGTTGAGAGAGGCCAGGCTGAGCTCATTGACATGAttgaagagaagcagaaaacaacagagaaacaggctgatggcttcatcaaagagctgcaacaggaaatctctgagctgatgaggagaagctctgaggtggagcagctctcacacactgaagatcacctccacctcctccaaacCTTCCCATCCCTCAGCGTTCCACCACACACCAAGAACTGGACAGAGGTCAGAGTCCATCGCTCATCATATGTGGGGAGTGTGAGGAGAGCTGTGgctcagctggaggagacgctcagtaaagagatgaagaagctGCTTGAGGCTGAGCTGAAGACGGTCCAACAGTTTGAAATGAATGTGACTCTGGATCCTGATACAGCACATTCCAAGCTCATCCTGTCTGATGATGGGAAACAAGTAAAGCATGGTGATGTAAAGAAGAATCTCCCAGACAACCCAGAGAGATTTTCtacttgtgtgtctgtcttagGAAAGCAGAGCTTCTCTTCAGGAAGATTTTACTATGAGGTTCGGGTTAAAGGAAAGACTGACTGGGATTTAGGAGTGGGCAGAGAGACGATTGACAGGAAGGGTAGAGTCACAGCGAGCCCCAAGAATGGCTACTGGACCATATGGCTGAGGAATAAAAATTGTTATGAAGCTAATGCTAGCCCtcctgtccgtctctctctgaaGTCTCAGCCTCAGAAGGTGGGGGTGTTTGTGGATTATGAGGAGGGTCTGGTCTCCTTTTATGATgtagatgctgcagctcttaTCTACTCCTATAGCGGCTGCAGCTTCACCGAGAAACTCTACCCCTACTTTGGTCCCTGTGTCAATAATGGTGGTAAAAACTCCACCCCTTTGATCATCTCTCCAGTCAACCACACATATAAAGGTTCACAGATATTTTAA
- the LOC115355034 gene encoding E3 ubiquitin-protein ligase TRIM21-like: MSTPSSLLSEDQFLCSICLDVFTDPVSTPCGHNFCKTCITQHWDANTPCQCPMCKEVFKQRPELRVNTFISEMAAQFRKSSQKKASSRSDQQCAKPGEVPCDVCTGTKLKALKSCLVCLASYCETHLEPHQRITGLKTHQLIDPVDSLEGRMCKKHEKQLEIFCKTDQMCVCLLCSFSDHKSHDMLPLKEEYEGKKAELGKTEAEIQQMIQKRRVKIQEIKRSVELSREDADREIADSVRVFTSLMQSVERGQAELIGMIEETQKTTEKQAEGFIKELQQEISELMRRSTEVEQLSHTEDHLHLLQSFPSLSAPPHTKNWTEVRVHCSSYEGSVRRAVAQLEETLSKEMKKLCADLELRRVQHFEVDVTLDPDTAHPALILSDDGKQVNHGDVKKNLPNNPERFSPCPCVLGQQSFSSGRFYYEVLVKGKTKWDLGVARESINRRGQITPNPNHGYWTIWLNNENEYEALVDPPVRLSLKSQPQKVGVFVDYEEGLVSFYDVDAAALIYSYTGCSFTEKLYPFFSPFVNDGGKNSAPLIICPVSHAD, encoded by the coding sequence ATGTCTACTCCCAGCAGTCTGCTATCTGAAGATCAGTTCCTgtgctccatctgtctggatgtgtTCACTGATCCAGTCAGCACACCATGTGGACATAACTTCTGCAAAACCTGCATCACACAGCACTGGGATGCTAACACCCCGTGCCAGTGTCCCATGTGTAAAGAGGTTTTTAAACAAAGACCTGAGCTGCGGGTCAACACTTTCATATCTGAGATGGCTGCTCAGTTCAGGAAGTCGTCTCAAAAGAAAGCCAGCAGCCGCTCAGACCAACAATGTGCCAAACCAGGAGAAGTTCCCTGTGACGTCTGCACcgggaccaaactgaaggccctgaagtcctgcctggtgtgtctggcctcctactgtgagactcacctggagcctcatcAGAGAATCACAggcctgaaaacacatcagctgattgATCCTGTGGACAGCCTGGAAGGCAGAATGTGTAAGAAGCACGAAAAACAACTGGAGATTTTCTGTAAGACTGAccagatgtgtgtatgtctactCTGCAGTTTTTCAGACCACAAGTCACATGACATGCTTCCTCTGAAAGAAGAATATGAAGGAAAGAAGGCTGAGCTGGGGAAGACAGAGGCTGAAATTCAGCAGATGATCCAGAAGAGACGAGTGAAGATTCAGGAGATCAAACGATCAGTGGAGCTCAGCAGGGaagatgcagacagagagatagcagACAGTGTGCGGGTCTTCACTTCTCTGATGCAGTCTGTTGAGAGAGGCCAGGCTGAGCTCATTGGCATGATTGAAGAGacgcagaaaacaacagagaaacaggctgaaggcttcatcaaagagctgcaacaggaaatctctgagctgatgaggagaagcactgaggtggagcagctctcacacactgaagaccaccttcacctcctccaaAGCTTCCCGTCTCTCAGTGCTCCTCCACACACCAAGAACTGGACAGAGGTCAGAGTCCATTGCTCATCATATGAAGGGAGTGTGAGGAGAGCTGTGgctcagctggaggagacgctcagtaaagagatgaagaagctGTGTGCTGATCTTGAGCTGAGGAGGGTCCAGCACTTTGAGGTGGATGTGACTCTGGATCCTGATACAGCACATCCTGCTCTCATCCTGTCTGATGATGGGAAACAAGTAAATCATGGTGATGTAAAGAAGAATCTCCCGAACAACCCAGAGAGATTTTCTCCTTGTCCCTGTGTCTTAGGACAGCAGAGTTTCTCTTCCGGAAGATTTTACTATGAAGTTCTAGTTAAAGGAAAGACTAAGTGGGATTTAGGAGTGGCCAGAGAGTCGATCAACAGGAGGGGACAAATCACACCGAACCCCAATCATGGCTACTGGACCATATGGTTGAACAATGAAAATGAGTACGAAGCTCTTGTTGACCCtcctgtccgtctctctctgaaatCTCAGCCTCAGAAGGTGGGGGTGTTTGTGGATTATGAGGAGGGTCTGGTCTCCTTTTATGATgtagatgctgcagctcttaTCTACTCCTATactggctgcagcttcactgagaaaCTCTACCCATTCTTCAGTCCCTTTGTTAATGACGGTGGTAAAAACTCAGCCCCTCTGATCATCTGTCCTGTCAGTCATGCAGATTAG
- the ankrd16 gene encoding ankyrin repeat domain-containing protein 16, translating into MCVCHEQPLFTFDMDDKTLKHLVKLTQEGQLCSLEKHLKLAEKAAVQAVTNKHFGTSGDTLLHYASRHGHLDTVRFLMEEVGMDLEVRNNDYKRPLHEAASMGHTACVSYLVREGATVDCLKRADWTPLMMACTRRNLEVIQELLSHGANPALKNKDGWNAFHIACREGDPLIVQHLLNVAPDVWRTESKIRRTPLHTAAMHGCEEVVRLLLQRCGYVPDSPDSCGVTPFMDAVRNGHVSVARLLLQMHQASPTAADTIGAQSVHQVAVTGQEEALRFLVQELEVDVNQRTADTQLTALHYAAKEGHTSTIKTLLTLGADLHARDKKGRTALHMACMGQHADAAWTLLQLGLKDTEDASGTMAQQLATKPHMLRVFECGLPETP; encoded by the exons atgtgtgtgtgtcatgagcAACCTTTATTTACATTCGACATGGACGACAAAACGTTGAAACACTTGGTGAAACTCACCCAGGAGGGGCAGCTGTGCTCGCTGGAAAAACACCTGAAGTTAGCCGAGAAGGCAGCAGTTCAGGCGGTCACCAACAAGCACTTCGGCACGTCGGGGGACACTTTGCTGCACTATGCGAGCCGACACGGACACCTGGACACCGTCAGGTTTTTAATGGAGGAGGTCGGCATGGATCTGGAGGTGCGCAACAACGACTACAAGAGGCCGCTGCACGAAGCCGCGTCCATGGGACACACCGCCTGTGTGAGCTACCTGGTCCGGGAAGGGGCCACGGTGGACTGCTTGAAAAGGGCCGATTG GACCCCTCTGATGATGGCCTGTACTCGAAGAAACCTGGAGGTGATTCAGGAGCTGCTGTCCCACGGCGCTAACCCCGCTCTGAAGAACAAGGATGGCTGGAACGCGTTCCACATAGCCTGCAGGGAGGGGGATCCCCTGATTGTCCAGCATCTCCTCAACGTGGCCCCGGATGTGTGGAGGACCGAGAGCAAGATCCGGCGGACACCGCTGCACACCGCAG CGATGCATGGCTGTGAAGAGGTTGTTAGACTCTTACTACAGAG ATGTGGCTACGTGCCAGACAGCCCAGACAGCTGTGGGGTGACTCCCTTCATGGACGCTGTGAGGAACGGACACGTCTCGGTGGCCAGGCTGCTCCTGCAGATGCACCAG GCCTCTCCTACTGCAGCTGACACCATCGGGGCTCAGTCAGTGCACCAAGTTGCAGTTACTGGCCAGGAGGAGGCGCTGCGGTTCCTGGTGCAGGAGCTAGAGGTGGATGTGAACCAGAGGACGGCTGACACCCAGCTTACTGCTCTGCATTACGCTGCCAAG GAAGGCCACACATCGACTATAAAAACACTCCTGACGTTGGGAGCAGATCTTCACGCTCGGGACAAAAAGGGACGAACCG CTCTTCACATGGCATGCATGGGGCAGCATGCAGATGCCGCCTGGACTCTTCTGCAGCTGGGACTCAAGGACACTGAGGATGCATCGGGCAccatggcacaacagctggccACGAAACCACACATGCTGCGAGTGTTTGAGTGTGGCTTACCAGAGACGCCATAA
- the LOC115355595 gene encoding E3 ubiquitin-protein ligase TRIM21-like, giving the protein MIQELTNIDSWRYVNSNCNPADNLTRDHKSHDIVPLKEECEGKKAELGETESEIQQMIQKRRVKIQEIKRSVELSREDAEREIADSVRVFTALMQAVERGQAELIDMIEENFPSLSAPPHTKNWTEVRVHRSSYVGSVRRAVEDIFSKEIKKLCADLELKRVQQYEVDVTLDPNTAHPTLILSDDGKQVKHGDIWENLPDNPERFSVRVFVTGKQSFSSGTFYYEVQVEEKTDWDLGVARESINRKGKVTASPRNGYWTIWLRNNNGYEANASPPVRLSLKSQPQKVGVFVDYEEGLVSFYDVDAAALIYSYSGCSFTEKLYPVLCPCVNDGGKNSAPLIISPVSHAD; this is encoded by the exons ACCACAAGTCACATGACATTGTTCCTCTGAAAGAAGAATGTGAAGGAAAGAAGGCTGAGCTGGGGGAGACAGAGTCTGAAATTCAGCAGATGATCCAGAAGAGACGAGTGAAGATTCAGGAAATCAAACGATCAGTGGAGCTCAGCAGggaagatgcagagagagagatcgcAGACAGTGTGCGGGTCTTCACTGCTCTGATGCAGGCTGTTGAGAGAGGCCAGGCTGAACTCATTGACATGAttgaagagaa CTTCCCATCCCTCAGCGCTCCTCCACACACCAAGAACTGGACAGAGGTCAGAGTCCATCGCTCATCATATGTGGGGAGTGTGAGGAGAGCTGTGGAGGACATTTTCAGTAAAGAGATAAAGAAGCTATGTGCTGATCTTGAGCTGAAGAGGGTCCAACAGTATGAAGTGGATGTGACTCTGGATCCTAATACAGCACATCCAACTCTCATCTTGTCTGATGATGGGAAACAAGTAAAGCATGGTGATATATGGGAGAATCTCCCAGACAACCCAGAGAGATTTTCTGTTCGTGTCTTTGTCACAGGAAAGCAGAGCTTCTCTTCAGGAACATTTTACTACGAGGTTCAGGTTGAAGAAAAGACTGACTGGGATTTAGGAGTGGCCAGAGAGTCGATCAACAGGAAGGGAAAAGTCACAGCGAGCCCCAGGAATGGCTACTGGACCATATGGCTGAGGAATAACAATGGTTATGAAGCTAATGCTAGCCCtcctgtccgtctctctctgaaGTCTCAGCCTCAGAAGGTGGGGGTGTTTGTGGATTATGAGGAGGGTCTGGTTTCCTTTTATGATgtagatgctgcagctcttaTCTACTCCTATagtggctgcagcttcactgagaaaCTCTACCCAGTCCTCTGTCCCTGTGTTAATGATGGTGGTAAAAACTCAGCCCCTCTGATCATCTCTCCTGTCAGTCATGCAGATTAG